One Setaria viridis chromosome 3, Setaria_viridis_v4.0, whole genome shotgun sequence DNA window includes the following coding sequences:
- the LOC117847574 gene encoding uncharacterized protein, giving the protein MSSQRPGRHQRRASQSVFVLPENLATLDVDAAAEAGGKAGSDGAGAEQQAARPPAGRHRRAMSVAVASRDLELIKEDLGSYKLGA; this is encoded by the coding sequence ATGTCGTCGCAGCGGCCGGGCCGGCACCAGCGCCGGGCGTCGCAGAGCGTGTTCGTGCTCCCGGAGAACCTCGCCACCCTAGACGTcgacgcggcggccgaggcCGGCGGGAAGGCCGGTTCCGACGGCGCCGGTGCCGAGCAGCAGGCagcgaggccgccggcggggcgccACCGCAGGGCGATGTCGGTGGCCGTGGCGTCCAGGGACCTTGAGCTGATCAAGGAGGACCTCGGCAGCTACAAGCTCGGCGCTTGA